A single genomic interval of Methyloceanibacter caenitepidi harbors:
- a CDS encoding AraC family transcriptional regulator codes for MRFEQTLVIDVCLCVSHSISAETGPVSIAPQNSVFPITRAAGFGSLPHLITEWESERALHKAFHAEGIPLSAIDDPSLYVPQPAMVGVFEHAARSAGRRDFGLHVGQRMRFHTFGLWVQYCAQAPTLNEGMARARKTLQFHQNCAHFSLEREGNYALWRYRPRFKFEKNTQHADHLIFPLLHSIQAFLGHSWRPAWFELNYPRDAEAHIIEEALPAPVRFGQSAIGVALPLACLYQKGPGALCNPITFQDVQATETLPYLQDPLRTIMAMATLRLRDGKTDIDGIAHMVGVGVRTLQRYLGSDGMSYRDLLAAVRSKRAMELLRDTDMTITEIALSLGYSEHANFTRAFTRWTGKSPLQYRRERLGY; via the coding sequence GTGCGGTTCGAGCAGACCTTAGTAATCGATGTTTGTCTCTGCGTATCCCATAGCATCAGCGCGGAAACCGGTCCGGTGTCGATTGCGCCCCAAAATTCAGTCTTTCCGATAACGCGGGCAGCCGGGTTTGGCTCGCTGCCACATCTCATAACCGAATGGGAAAGCGAGCGGGCGCTTCACAAGGCCTTTCACGCGGAAGGGATTCCTCTCTCGGCGATCGACGACCCGAGTCTGTATGTTCCTCAGCCGGCCATGGTCGGCGTATTCGAACATGCGGCCAGAAGCGCCGGTCGCAGGGACTTTGGTCTCCACGTGGGCCAGAGGATGCGTTTTCATACCTTCGGCCTGTGGGTGCAGTACTGCGCGCAGGCGCCGACGCTAAACGAGGGTATGGCGCGGGCCCGCAAGACCCTCCAATTTCACCAAAACTGCGCCCACTTCTCGCTGGAGCGGGAAGGCAACTATGCCCTCTGGCGTTATCGCCCAAGATTTAAGTTTGAGAAGAATACGCAGCATGCGGATCACCTTATTTTTCCATTGCTGCACTCCATCCAGGCGTTTCTTGGCCACTCGTGGCGTCCTGCCTGGTTCGAGTTGAACTATCCGCGCGATGCGGAGGCCCATATCATCGAGGAGGCGCTTCCGGCGCCGGTTCGCTTCGGTCAGAGCGCCATCGGAGTCGCGTTGCCCCTCGCATGCCTGTACCAAAAAGGGCCCGGCGCGCTGTGCAATCCGATTACGTTTCAAGACGTCCAGGCAACCGAGACTCTCCCCTACCTACAAGATCCGCTGCGAACGATTATGGCGATGGCTACCTTACGCCTTCGGGATGGGAAGACCGACATCGACGGGATTGCTCACATGGTCGGCGTCGGCGTGCGCACGTTGCAGCGCTATCTCGGTTCCGACGGCATGAGCTATCGCGATCTGCTGGCGGCCGTGCGCTCGAAACGCGCGATGGAGCTGTTGCGCGACACCGACATGACAATTACCGAAATCGCCCTGTCGCTCGGATACTCAGAGCATGCAAACTTCACCCGGGCCTTCACGCGGTGGACCGGCAAGTCCCCCCTTCAGTATCGGCGCGAAAGACTGGGGTATTAG
- a CDS encoding virginiamycin B lyase family protein — MFRPDPRFGIAPVAALAAVLAIALPTSSFASGGVVEIQEWKVPYDGRPRDPFAAGEDEIWFVGQANGYLGRLTPSSGDFFRRDLGEGAGPHNLIVDSDGIVWFAGNRNAYIGRYDPKTDNIERIEMPDPKAKDPHTLVFDGDGSHIWFTVQHGNFVGRLRLADRQVDLIPVPTKGARPYGIKVGPDGTPWVALFGTNKLASIDPESLGLTEYDIPEAEAQPRRLEITDDGRVWYSDYTRGKLGRFDPKTKAFAEWDLPAGDKSLPYGTALDGAGRIWVAETGPQPNQIVEFDTEAERIISTTSVPSGGGTVRHMMFDPKSDLIWFGADSGTIGKVQAAKPYAAKSDGAKADE; from the coding sequence ATGTTTCGTCCTGATCCGCGTTTTGGTATCGCTCCTGTCGCCGCATTGGCTGCGGTGCTCGCGATTGCACTCCCGACAAGCTCATTCGCTTCCGGCGGCGTCGTCGAGATCCAGGAATGGAAGGTGCCTTACGACGGGCGCCCGCGCGATCCCTTCGCTGCCGGTGAGGACGAGATCTGGTTCGTCGGGCAGGCGAATGGATATTTAGGGCGTCTCACGCCTTCGAGCGGCGATTTCTTCCGGCGCGATCTCGGCGAAGGCGCCGGTCCGCACAACCTGATTGTCGATTCCGACGGCATTGTTTGGTTCGCAGGCAATCGCAACGCCTATATCGGCCGCTACGATCCAAAGACCGATAATATCGAACGGATCGAGATGCCCGACCCGAAGGCCAAGGATCCGCACACGCTGGTCTTCGATGGGGATGGGAGCCATATCTGGTTCACGGTTCAGCATGGAAACTTCGTTGGCCGCTTGCGGCTCGCCGACCGGCAAGTGGATCTGATACCGGTTCCGACCAAGGGTGCGCGTCCCTACGGCATCAAGGTCGGCCCCGACGGAACTCCTTGGGTCGCGCTCTTCGGCACCAACAAGCTGGCGTCGATCGATCCGGAGTCACTCGGCCTGACCGAGTACGACATTCCGGAGGCCGAAGCGCAGCCGCGCCGGCTCGAGATCACGGATGACGGCAGGGTCTGGTACTCCGACTATACGCGCGGGAAACTCGGCCGCTTCGACCCCAAGACAAAGGCGTTCGCGGAATGGGACCTTCCCGCCGGCGACAAGAGCCTGCCCTATGGCACGGCCCTCGACGGCGCGGGCCGTATTTGGGTCGCCGAAACGGGGCCGCAGCCCAATCAGATCGTGGAGTTCGATACGGAGGCGGAGAGGATCATATCGACAACGTCCGTTCCCTCTGGTGGCGGTACGGTGCGCCATATGATGTTCGATCCCAAATCGGACCTGATCTGGTTCGGCGCCGATAGCGGGACGATCGGCAAGGTGCAAGCCGCGAAGCCGTACGCTGCGAAGTCAGATGGTGCGAAGGCCGATGAGTGA
- a CDS encoding vWA domain-containing protein: MATANVRVPAAQEVPFDDQDRPYCTEDAMIVFDASGSMAGNTVQGLFSDKTRIGEVRAALAQVLPGVTRFRRVGLITYGPGPYQQCNVRLNFPPEPNASQHILGIVNEINPAGKTPLVNAVVVAARIFEHVSAPGTIVLLTDGEETCGGDPCELGKLLKQKSEHLTVHVIGYQLRSFRWTGAQSYLQTKCLAEETGGYYITADNREDLIEAFRKTLGCPMMSALPHSALPHGALR; this comes from the coding sequence GTGGCCACAGCAAACGTCCGGGTGCCGGCGGCACAAGAGGTGCCGTTTGACGACCAAGACCGTCCCTATTGCACCGAGGACGCGATGATCGTCTTCGATGCGTCGGGCTCAATGGCCGGCAACACGGTCCAGGGGCTGTTCAGCGACAAGACCCGCATCGGCGAGGTCCGCGCGGCGCTGGCGCAGGTCTTACCGGGCGTCACACGCTTTCGGAGGGTGGGCCTCATTACCTACGGCCCCGGACCCTATCAGCAATGCAATGTGCGGCTGAACTTTCCGCCCGAGCCGAATGCCAGCCAGCACATCCTAGGCATCGTCAACGAGATCAACCCCGCTGGAAAAACGCCGCTCGTCAATGCGGTGGTCGTTGCGGCGCGGATTTTCGAACATGTATCGGCACCAGGGACGATCGTCCTGCTCACCGATGGTGAGGAGACGTGTGGCGGCGACCCTTGCGAACTCGGCAAGCTGCTCAAGCAGAAAAGCGAACATCTCACGGTTCACGTCATCGGCTATCAGCTAAGGAGCTTCCGCTGGACCGGGGCGCAGAGCTACCTCCAAACGAAGTGTCTCGCGGAGGAAACCGGCGGCTACTACATCACAGCCGACAACCGCGAGGATCTCATCGAGGCGTTCCGCAAGACGCTGGGCTGTCCCATGATGTCAGCTCTTCCCCACTCCGCCCTCCCCCACGGCGCATTGCGCTAG
- a CDS encoding TetR/AcrR family transcriptional regulator — MARGEDTRKKILDVAQDAILTKGFDATSIDEIVASAELTKSGFFYHFRDKNALAHALIERHIEIEDQLFDDVFTRAKDLADDPLQVALIALKLLAELIEDMPNGHPGCIVATAVYQDRLFNPDVREANRRAVLGWRKRFRKMFDAIVAVYPPHDDVVLDDLADMVSSVIEGGIVMSRAVSEPSITARQIMLLRSYVKLLFSPRLK, encoded by the coding sequence GTGGCGCGCGGAGAAGACACACGGAAGAAGATTCTCGACGTGGCGCAGGACGCTATCCTGACGAAGGGGTTCGACGCCACGTCGATCGACGAGATCGTGGCCAGCGCGGAGCTGACCAAGAGCGGCTTTTTCTATCACTTCCGGGACAAGAACGCGCTGGCGCACGCTTTGATCGAGCGCCACATCGAGATCGAGGATCAGCTCTTCGATGATGTGTTCACGCGCGCAAAGGATCTCGCCGACGATCCGCTGCAGGTGGCTTTGATTGCACTCAAACTGTTGGCCGAGCTGATTGAAGATATGCCGAACGGCCATCCCGGATGCATCGTGGCGACGGCCGTTTATCAAGACAGGCTCTTCAACCCGGACGTCCGCGAAGCAAACCGGCGTGCGGTTCTCGGGTGGCGCAAAAGATTCCGGAAGATGTTCGACGCGATCGTCGCGGTCTACCCGCCGCACGACGATGTCGTGCTGGACGATCTTGCCGACATGGTCAGCTCCGTGATCGAGGGCGGCATCGTGATGTCGCGCGCTGTTTCCGAGCCATCGATCACCGCGCGGCAGATCATGCTCCTGCGGTCATACGTGAAGCTGCTGTTTTCGCCCCGGCTCAAGTAG
- a CDS encoding homocysteine S-methyltransferase family protein: MADVQALLKADRPFLTDGGFETWLFFQKGFEAPEFAAIVLMDDEDARAAMRSYFDGFLSMAERAGTGYVLDTNTWRGCTRWGPALNKSESDMLRLTEDAVSFAKDIRDAWQARVSPILLNGVVGPAGDGYSPDELPTPETARAMHRPQIDALARSGVDMISAITMTNTGEATGITRCAAAFGLPAVISFTVETDGRLPTGESLGEAIDSVDAATGNGPLYYMVNCAHPDHFAETVKSDASWVGRIGGVRANASRMSHAELDNSDTLDQGDPEEFGTLHVELAKRLPGLRVVGGCCGTDHRHVGCVSKHLHEKAAA; the protein is encoded by the coding sequence ATGGCCGATGTTCAGGCGCTGCTTAAGGCCGACCGCCCCTTCCTGACCGACGGCGGTTTCGAGACGTGGCTGTTTTTCCAGAAGGGCTTCGAGGCACCGGAGTTCGCGGCGATTGTGCTCATGGATGACGAGGACGCACGCGCGGCGATGCGCAGCTATTTCGACGGCTTCTTGTCGATGGCGGAACGCGCAGGGACTGGCTACGTCCTCGATACCAACACCTGGCGCGGCTGCACACGTTGGGGACCCGCACTCAACAAGTCGGAGTCCGACATGCTGCGGTTGACGGAGGATGCTGTTTCATTTGCAAAAGATATCCGCGACGCATGGCAGGCTCGCGTTTCGCCGATCCTGCTGAACGGCGTTGTCGGACCGGCCGGTGACGGTTATTCGCCCGATGAGTTGCCGACGCCGGAGACCGCCCGCGCGATGCACCGGCCTCAAATCGACGCTCTGGCCCGGTCGGGCGTGGATATGATCTCGGCAATCACCATGACCAATACGGGCGAGGCCACCGGCATTACCCGATGTGCGGCCGCGTTCGGACTGCCCGCAGTCATATCCTTTACGGTCGAAACCGATGGACGCCTACCCACTGGCGAGTCGTTGGGCGAGGCCATCGATAGTGTCGACGCGGCGACCGGCAACGGGCCGCTCTACTACATGGTGAATTGCGCCCACCCGGATCACTTTGCGGAGACGGTAAAGTCGGACGCGTCCTGGGTCGGGCGCATTGGCGGCGTACGCGCAAACGCATCGCGTATGAGTCACGCGGAGCTCGACAATTCGGATACGCTAGACCAAGGCGACCCCGAAGAGTTCGGCACACTTCATGTGGAACTCGCCAAGCGCCTGCCGGGCCTGCGCGTGGTCGGCGGCTGCTGCGGCACGGATCATCGCCACGTGGGCTGCGTGTCGAAACACCTGCATGAAAAGGCGGCCGCCTGA
- a CDS encoding glutathione S-transferase codes for MSDLKLTYFDFHGGRGEPARLALAMGGVPFDDDRVPMADWPERKASTPFGALPVLVAEGKTLTQSNAINRYVGKLTGLYPSDFWQAALCDETMDAVEDLMNEIVPTMFMPDDEKKARREELVEGMFPLYLKRLNQNLADHGGRYFADDRLTIADLKVAMLTRQFTSGILDHVPTDLVEKVAPGLIEHFQRVMKDPSIKAYYAKKGVEV; via the coding sequence ATGAGCGATTTGAAACTGACCTATTTCGATTTTCACGGCGGGCGCGGCGAACCCGCACGGCTCGCACTCGCAATGGGCGGGGTTCCCTTCGACGACGACCGTGTTCCGATGGCCGACTGGCCCGAGCGGAAGGCCAGCACGCCCTTCGGAGCGCTGCCGGTGCTCGTGGCCGAGGGCAAGACGTTGACGCAGTCGAATGCGATCAACCGCTATGTGGGCAAGCTGACGGGGCTGTATCCGTCCGATTTTTGGCAAGCCGCGCTATGCGACGAGACCATGGATGCCGTGGAGGACCTCATGAATGAGATCGTGCCGACGATGTTCATGCCGGACGACGAGAAGAAGGCGCGGCGCGAGGAGTTGGTCGAGGGCATGTTTCCGCTCTATCTCAAGCGGCTGAACCAGAACCTGGCTGACCACGGCGGGCGCTACTTCGCGGACGACCGCCTCACCATCGCCGATCTCAAAGTGGCGATGCTGACACGGCAATTCACGTCGGGCATCTTGGACCACGTGCCGACCGACCTTGTTGAAAAGGTCGCGCCCGGACTCATCGAGCACTTCCAACGGGTCATGAAAGACCCCTCGATCAAGGCCTATTACGCGAAGAAGGGCGTCGAAGTTTGA
- a CDS encoding MDR family oxidoreductase, producing the protein MRAIVIDKAENGTTAKLGEFPENALMEGDVTVRVTHSTVNYKDGLAITGKAPVVRRFPMIGGIDFSGIVEVSDHSDFKPGDEVVMNGWGLGETHLGGYAERARVKGDWLVPLPEGLSRHQAMAIGTAGYTAMLCVLALERHGMTPDRGDALVTGAAGGVGSVAISLLAGRGWRVIASTGRAEEADYLISLGANEIIDRSELGGRARPLAKERWAVGVDTVGSTTLANALAMTCYGGAVTACGLAGGMDLPATVMPFILRSVSLLGIDSVYAPKERRIEAWARLAKDLDLDKLASMTRTIACDEVIPAAHDILAGKVRGRLVVEI; encoded by the coding sequence ATGCGCGCAATCGTCATTGATAAGGCCGAGAACGGAACAACCGCCAAGCTGGGGGAATTCCCGGAAAACGCACTCATGGAGGGCGACGTCACGGTCCGGGTGACCCATTCCACGGTCAACTACAAGGACGGTTTGGCGATCACCGGCAAGGCGCCTGTCGTTCGGCGTTTTCCCATGATCGGCGGGATAGATTTCTCCGGCATCGTGGAAGTATCCGACCATTCGGACTTCAAGCCCGGTGACGAGGTCGTCATGAACGGCTGGGGCCTCGGCGAAACCCACCTCGGCGGCTACGCGGAACGGGCGCGCGTGAAGGGCGATTGGCTTGTCCCTTTGCCGGAAGGTCTTTCACGGCACCAAGCCATGGCTATCGGCACTGCCGGCTATACGGCGATGCTGTGCGTGCTCGCGCTCGAGCGGCATGGCATGACGCCGGATCGTGGAGATGCCCTTGTCACGGGCGCCGCAGGCGGGGTCGGCTCGGTAGCAATCTCGCTTCTTGCGGGACGTGGTTGGCGGGTGATCGCCTCGACGGGGCGCGCCGAGGAGGCCGACTACCTCATCTCGCTTGGCGCGAACGAGATCATCGACCGCAGCGAACTCGGCGGTCGCGCTCGGCCGCTCGCGAAGGAGCGCTGGGCCGTAGGCGTCGACACCGTGGGCTCGACCACGCTGGCCAATGCTCTCGCCATGACGTGCTATGGCGGCGCCGTGACCGCCTGCGGTCTTGCCGGCGGCATGGACCTCCCCGCCACCGTCATGCCCTTCATTTTGCGGAGCGTGTCGCTGCTGGGCATCGACTCCGTCTATGCGCCCAAAGAGCGGCGCATCGAGGCTTGGGCCCGGCTGGCCAAGGATCTCGATCTCGACAAACTCGCGTCGATGACCCGAACAATCGCTTGTGATGAGGTCATTCCAGCGGCTCACGATATCCTGGCGGGCAAGGTCCGCGGCCGCTTGGTCGTCGAGATATGA
- a CDS encoding EF-hand domain-containing protein — MSKFWAALVAVIMLAGSPALAASWTDGFKTCDTDGSGTVSRAEWNSCESKVGDPTMNPTFRTMDKDTNNSIDEAEWAGGEKQKMAIGNNCQKAEGSWCPCQNNPNDPACQKKN, encoded by the coding sequence ATGTCTAAATTCTGGGCCGCGCTCGTTGCGGTCATCATGCTCGCGGGATCGCCCGCCCTCGCCGCCAGCTGGACCGACGGTTTCAAGACCTGCGATACCGACGGCAGCGGCACGGTGAGCCGAGCCGAGTGGAACTCGTGCGAGTCCAAGGTCGGCGACCCGACCATGAATCCGACCTTCCGAACCATGGACAAGGACACGAACAACAGCATCGATGAGGCGGAATGGGCCGGCGGCGAAAAGCAGAAGATGGCCATCGGCAACAATTGCCAGAAAGCCGAAGGATCCTGGTGCCCCTGCCAGAACAATCCTAACGATCCGGCCTGCCAGAAAAAGAACTAG
- a CDS encoding YybH family protein — translation MTDRLSEEKAVCAAVDQWIVVLNAMLNGDPKPLADLYSHADDVTYMGAEGTFRVGWEATYADWQAQAEKSSGGQVAPAEVHVVVCGDLAAVQHLTRGQVRQPDGQTNETNVRESSVFRKELGAWKMIAHHADALAYWEEAFAGP, via the coding sequence ATGACTGACCGATTGAGCGAGGAGAAGGCGGTTTGTGCGGCCGTGGACCAATGGATCGTGGTTCTGAATGCCATGTTGAACGGCGATCCGAAGCCTTTGGCGGATCTCTACTCCCACGCCGACGACGTAACCTATATGGGCGCCGAAGGAACGTTCCGCGTCGGCTGGGAGGCGACGTACGCGGACTGGCAGGCGCAGGCCGAGAAGAGTTCCGGCGGACAGGTCGCTCCGGCCGAGGTTCATGTTGTCGTCTGCGGCGATCTAGCAGCGGTCCAGCATTTGACGCGCGGGCAGGTGCGCCAGCCCGACGGCCAAACGAACGAGACGAATGTCCGGGAGTCCAGCGTGTTCCGCAAGGAGCTGGGCGCATGGAAGATGATCGCCCATCACGCAGACGCTCTTGCCTACTGGGAGGAGGCCTTCGCGGGCCCCTAA
- a CDS encoding cytochrome-c peroxidase, with the protein MLGRPIGLRARAGFVAVVWLSLIGLGTAPRSVSAETTAVPDHLPLTETPPDTVELGHMLYNDLNISANRNTGCVTCHAHSAGFADPRSAADPEGMPVSPGSVPGKYGTRNAQTSAYATFSPPFHWSEADGSYVGGQFWDGRANSLADQAVGPPLNPLEMAMADKKAVLARLAENPVYLEAFRRLYGVDLKWNQIDLVYPKFGLAIAAFEPTDEFAEFNSKYDLYVAGQAELTAQEKLGLELFNGKAMCANCHTSTPPENYPHTLFTDFTYDNLGIPVNPRIAELHGVDKLPPDLGLGGRPDIAAKHPDGSQEGKFKVSTLRNIELTAPYGHNGVFATLEQIVHFYNTRDTLGEVPDAADPGFGVTGWPKPEVPETVNKTELGNLGLTEEEEAAIVAFLKTLTDDSLDNDLTPESEAPLRR; encoded by the coding sequence ATGTTGGGACGACCGATCGGGCTTCGTGCGAGGGCAGGGTTCGTCGCTGTGGTGTGGCTTTCATTGATCGGGCTTGGAACGGCGCCTCGGTCCGTATCCGCGGAAACGACGGCGGTTCCAGATCACCTGCCCTTGACGGAGACGCCGCCAGATACGGTCGAACTCGGGCACATGCTCTATAACGACTTGAATATCTCGGCGAACCGCAACACGGGCTGCGTCACCTGTCATGCGCATTCCGCAGGGTTCGCCGACCCCCGCAGCGCCGCGGACCCCGAAGGTATGCCGGTTTCGCCGGGCTCCGTGCCGGGCAAGTACGGCACCCGCAACGCGCAGACATCGGCCTATGCGACCTTTAGCCCGCCTTTCCATTGGAGCGAGGCGGATGGATCGTATGTGGGCGGACAGTTCTGGGACGGGCGCGCGAACTCGCTTGCCGATCAGGCGGTCGGCCCGCCGCTGAATCCGCTGGAGATGGCGATGGCGGACAAGAAGGCGGTCCTTGCGCGCCTCGCCGAGAACCCGGTCTATCTGGAAGCGTTCCGCCGGCTCTATGGCGTGGATCTGAAATGGAACCAGATCGACTTGGTCTATCCAAAATTCGGGCTCGCCATCGCAGCTTTCGAGCCGACCGACGAGTTTGCCGAGTTCAACTCCAAATACGATCTTTACGTTGCGGGTCAGGCCGAACTGACCGCGCAGGAGAAGCTCGGCCTCGAGCTCTTCAACGGCAAGGCCATGTGCGCCAACTGCCATACCAGCACGCCGCCCGAGAACTATCCGCATACGCTGTTTACGGACTTCACCTATGACAATCTGGGGATTCCGGTGAACCCGCGGATTGCCGAGCTGCACGGCGTCGACAAGCTGCCGCCCGATCTCGGCCTAGGTGGACGCCCGGACATTGCCGCGAAGCATCCGGACGGTTCGCAGGAAGGCAAGTTCAAGGTCTCGACGCTACGTAACATCGAGCTGACCGCGCCTTACGGACATAACGGCGTGTTTGCGACGCTCGAGCAGATCGTCCACTTCTACAACACGCGCGACACGCTGGGTGAGGTGCCCGATGCTGCCGATCCCGGCTTCGGCGTGACCGGCTGGCCCAAGCCCGAGGTGCCCGAGACGGTCAACAAGACAGAACTCGGAAATCTCGGTCTGACTGAAGAGGAGGAGGCTGCAATCGTCGCCTTTCTCAAGACGCTGACCGACGACAGTCTCGACAACGATCTGACCCCTGAATCCGAGGCACCCTTGCGCCGCTAG
- a CDS encoding TMEM175 family protein: MPNGTRIGGTRKAAGFIPTRRLEALTDAVFAFAMTLLVLNIELPDDFDPKTTRDFMQGLAGLSDTFIAYLITFLVLVAFWSGRAQATHEPEMASPSYARATLFHLLWVTVLPFSMLAVSRYDVAGAVWLYSANMILLAVTGILISRATKRDSGREDAGDGRIEFGLLIASAILSMLISLISPDYAMLAYVLNFAAPFLRRRVDG, encoded by the coding sequence ATGCCGAACGGCACACGGATTGGTGGGACGAGGAAAGCGGCCGGTTTCATCCCCACGCGCCGGCTCGAAGCCCTGACCGACGCTGTGTTCGCGTTCGCAATGACGCTGCTCGTGCTCAATATCGAGCTGCCCGACGACTTCGACCCGAAGACGACGCGAGACTTCATGCAAGGCCTCGCCGGACTGTCGGACACGTTCATAGCCTATCTCATCACCTTTCTCGTGCTCGTCGCCTTCTGGTCCGGACGCGCGCAAGCGACACACGAGCCGGAGATGGCCAGCCCGTCCTACGCCCGCGCGACGCTGTTCCATCTCCTGTGGGTGACGGTGCTGCCCTTCTCGATGCTGGCGGTGAGCCGCTACGACGTGGCCGGCGCCGTATGGCTCTATAGCGCCAACATGATCCTTCTGGCCGTGACGGGCATTCTCATCAGCCGCGCCACCAAGCGCGACAGCGGCCGCGAGGACGCGGGCGACGGCCGCATCGAATTCGGCCTGCTGATCGCCTCGGCCATCCTCTCGATGCTGATCAGCCTCATCTCGCCCGACTACGCCATGCTGGCCTATGTGCTCAACTTCGCCGCGCCGTTCCTACGCCGGCGTGTGGACGGATAG
- a CDS encoding glycine zipper domain-containing protein codes for MTMSKAFRALALGATLPVAALAVTPASAEDDPSAAKGAVKGGVIGGAVGAVTGGGAATGAAVGAAAGATAGAIKKNKEEDEKDTKDE; via the coding sequence ATGACGATGAGTAAAGCGTTTCGTGCTTTGGCGCTCGGCGCCACGCTGCCGGTTGCCGCCCTTGCGGTAACGCCTGCGAGCGCGGAGGACGATCCAAGTGCCGCGAAAGGCGCTGTCAAAGGCGGCGTGATCGGCGGCGCGGTCGGTGCCGTTACCGGTGGCGGAGCGGCCACGGGCGCCGCTGTTGGCGCCGCCGCTGGCGCAACCGCCGGCGCGATCAAGAAGAACAAGGAAGAAGACGAGAAGGACACGAAGGACGAGTAG
- a CDS encoding DUF2270 domain-containing protein — translation MEAPRSLSLPYEFDGASVGAIAHLYRGEVYRSTIWRTRLDNTTNWAVVTLGIALSITFSSREASPLPLLLAGILCVVFLIFEARRYRYFNVWRARARWMENNFYAPMLDRDHMKPATGWREVLARDYREPHHHITFARAIGRRLRRNYIWILGIQTIAYYGKIAIDPTPVTSFSELVQRATLGPVPGELVLVGGVFFSGGWIAFALWTLYRDRAKHGKGPARVAMG, via the coding sequence ATGGAAGCACCCAGGTCACTCTCGCTCCCCTACGAGTTCGATGGGGCATCGGTCGGCGCGATCGCGCATCTGTATCGCGGCGAAGTGTACCGCAGCACGATCTGGCGAACCCGTCTCGACAACACGACAAACTGGGCCGTGGTCACGCTCGGCATTGCGCTCTCGATCACCTTCTCCAGCCGCGAGGCCTCGCCGCTGCCGCTCCTGCTCGCAGGCATTCTGTGCGTCGTGTTCCTGATCTTCGAAGCGCGGCGATACCGCTACTTCAACGTCTGGCGCGCCCGCGCGCGCTGGATGGAGAACAATTTCTATGCGCCGATGCTGGACCGGGACCACATGAAGCCGGCCACCGGCTGGCGCGAGGTGCTCGCCCGCGATTATCGCGAGCCGCATCATCACATCACCTTCGCGCGCGCCATTGGGCGGCGCTTGCGCCGCAACTACATCTGGATCCTCGGCATACAGACCATCGCCTATTACGGCAAGATCGCCATCGACCCGACACCGGTCACAAGCTTTTCCGAGCTCGTGCAGCGCGCGACCCTCGGCCCCGTCCCCGGCGAGCTCGTCCTCGTCGGCGGCGTGTTCTTCAGCGGCGGCTGGATCGCGTTCGCGTTGTGGACCCTCTACCGGGACCGCGCCAAGCACGGAAAAGGCCCCGCCCGCGTCGCCATGGGTTAG